In one Pyxidicoccus xibeiensis genomic region, the following are encoded:
- a CDS encoding metallophosphoesterase: MRTPNFIVSLALAGGLSACGGNPQAEPSELGTDEAALDCAAMASSPIYHRIKPANGDSLYTYNANEAANAATTYGYTEDRGIAFRASRATGTGLSPVYRLYSPSRNEHFWTIDAAERQDLLTNGGFTTDEGIGFYASKTADPCLVPVYRYSNTTLRKHRFAITAAERSALSSAGWVDEGIKLYAAPTAPVPVDTKFTLVIIPDTQNELVSASTLIDHRMQWLADNKSALDIRFVGHTGDMCNWDTPDHIQYVRASNAFQKLDAAQIPYAIAVGNHDTAATCPGGSACPGNVNANLRNTTTFNTYFPTTRFQALAGVYEAGKSDNGYHTFTAGGLNWLVLNLELWARTDVVGWVKTVLAAHPRHNVIVITHSHQTSSGGIEQSNGGYGNNSPQYVFDNALKLYPNVRFIFSGHVGTSAYREVTGTQGNKIYQMLTTYHDSSTNPTRLIEIDTAANTFSTRVYMPYTNTEKTDGSKFTISNVSWVR; this comes from the coding sequence TTGAGGACCCCGAACTTCATCGTATCCCTGGCACTGGCAGGCGGGCTTTCGGCCTGTGGCGGCAATCCCCAGGCCGAGCCCTCCGAGCTCGGCACCGACGAGGCGGCGCTCGACTGCGCCGCGATGGCCTCGTCGCCGATCTACCACCGCATCAAGCCGGCCAACGGTGACAGCCTCTACACGTACAACGCGAACGAGGCGGCCAACGCCGCGACGACCTACGGCTACACCGAGGACCGCGGCATCGCCTTCCGCGCCTCCAGGGCCACGGGCACGGGGCTGTCCCCCGTCTACCGGCTCTACAGCCCGAGCCGCAACGAGCACTTCTGGACCATCGACGCGGCGGAGCGGCAGGACCTGCTCACCAACGGCGGCTTCACCACCGACGAGGGCATCGGCTTCTACGCGTCGAAGACGGCGGACCCGTGCCTCGTCCCCGTCTACCGCTACTCCAACACCACGCTGCGCAAGCACCGCTTCGCCATCACCGCGGCCGAGCGCAGCGCGCTGAGCAGCGCGGGCTGGGTCGACGAGGGCATCAAGCTGTACGCCGCGCCCACCGCCCCGGTGCCCGTCGACACGAAGTTCACCCTGGTCATCATCCCCGACACGCAGAACGAGCTGGTGTCCGCGTCGACGCTCATCGACCACCGCATGCAGTGGCTCGCCGACAACAAGAGCGCGCTCGACATCCGCTTCGTGGGCCACACGGGCGACATGTGCAACTGGGACACGCCGGACCACATCCAGTACGTCCGCGCGAGCAACGCCTTCCAGAAGCTCGACGCCGCGCAGATTCCCTATGCCATCGCCGTCGGGAACCATGACACCGCGGCCACGTGCCCGGGTGGCAGCGCCTGCCCCGGCAACGTGAATGCCAACCTCCGCAACACCACCACCTTCAACACCTACTTCCCCACGACGCGCTTCCAGGCGCTGGCAGGCGTGTACGAGGCCGGGAAGAGCGACAACGGCTATCACACCTTCACGGCGGGCGGCCTGAACTGGCTCGTGCTCAACCTGGAGCTGTGGGCGCGCACGGACGTGGTCGGCTGGGTGAAGACCGTCCTCGCGGCGCACCCCCGCCACAACGTCATCGTCATCACCCACTCGCACCAGACGAGCAGCGGCGGCATCGAGCAGAGCAACGGCGGCTACGGCAACAACAGCCCGCAGTACGTCTTCGACAACGCGCTGAAGCTGTACCCCAACGTCCGGTTCATCTTCTCCGGGCACGTGGGCACGTCCGCCTACCGGGAGGTCACCGGCACCCAGGGGAACAAGATCTACCAGATGCTGACGACGTACCACGACAGCAGCACGAACCCGACGCGGCTGATTGAAATCGACACCGCCGCCAACACCTTCTCCACGCGCGTGTACATGCCGTACACCAACACGGAGAAGACCGACGGCTCGAAGTTCACCATCAGCAACGTGTCCTGGGTGCGCTGA
- a CDS encoding oxygenase MpaB family protein, with the protein MNEPGRKTEVSVSPQKSIDDAIARGRAAILRSQKANGAWDGVCELGPSCTAQALIALSYMQRLSSEDAAEGARWLKNQQRKDGSFGGWPYATRGDLGATACAWAALQLSSDPKAQAAAAKARAYIDAHGGFDTVVELASSGDVSAFYLAMAGRLDAKRLPQPPLVWVLSCHAVDFAFSKLTYSVVLGAMSMAILSRRLRGEWDVLTRLSCPRASSIIKTFQNDNGSFNGVTIATALFGATLHATGRSEDRDGAARAASFLLSRRIRDASGMHFDIFPSDVWTTAYHARVLTEAGVPRDAPELQRAVEYLLATQARVPQPRWNNRKSGAVLTGGWAFEDGNPLMPDPDDTAVVLSALGRIVEGLPPALAARVRTAIADGRRWMLDMQNPDGGWGGFAWGLPSKAPGPAMRQPFTLPPITKPCELIDVFLYPPVVLGDPSTEDLSARAIDALLSTGDTPSAPAVQKAIGFLREQQCDFGPWWGRWVVNFLAGSSYVISALTKAGDPPGVGFLKRAIDWTLAHQNEDGGFGESVLSYAEPKRAGIGPSTAPLTGLVLLGLLDAGLRDSAAVQKAIAYLLARQRPDGTWPNGTYLATALPPNAFYTYAPAANYLPLQALAHYARLGDAPAPSVRPSRWTDAVLDPMRQETDPLADELVAEIYSAEAECSVTKLLAQLFRNDAPIPEGMPPKLRDYFESTAALPPWADAKKIARAQQLFATYPVQITMGLFCSALPQAYAAADGAAVLVQTQAMQRNTRQRIFETAQFVFDVVDEGAFSPGGKGIRAAQRVRLMHAAIRHLILSRKDVPWNSAVRGKPINQEDMAGTLMTFSALTFDALRRYGIDASDADGEAWIHAWTVVGHFMGIEPSLMPTSLADAEALMDAIRDRQWAPSPEGRALTEALLEMMNQFFTFDLTALRGIMPTQIRFLVGDHCADLLNVPQSNLTGLLDLSTDLLRELDVPNHDAAVAKILGRFADDAMKLIVLAEREGKQASFRLPSSLEKSVVPGT; encoded by the coding sequence ATGAACGAGCCAGGCCGAAAAACGGAAGTGTCTGTTTCACCCCAAAAGTCCATCGATGATGCGATCGCGCGCGGGCGGGCGGCGATCTTGCGCTCGCAGAAGGCGAACGGCGCGTGGGACGGTGTGTGCGAACTCGGCCCGTCTTGCACGGCGCAGGCGTTGATCGCGCTCTCCTACATGCAGCGGCTCTCCTCGGAAGACGCCGCCGAAGGAGCACGCTGGCTGAAGAACCAACAACGCAAGGACGGCTCCTTCGGCGGGTGGCCGTACGCGACGCGCGGCGATCTCGGCGCCACCGCCTGCGCATGGGCCGCGCTGCAGCTCTCGAGCGATCCGAAAGCGCAGGCCGCCGCCGCGAAGGCCCGCGCGTACATCGACGCGCACGGAGGCTTCGATACGGTGGTGGAGCTCGCGAGCTCGGGCGACGTGTCCGCGTTCTACCTGGCCATGGCCGGCCGCCTCGATGCGAAGCGTCTGCCTCAGCCCCCGCTCGTGTGGGTGCTCTCGTGTCACGCCGTCGACTTCGCGTTCAGCAAGCTCACCTACAGCGTGGTGCTCGGCGCGATGAGCATGGCGATCCTGTCGCGGCGGCTCCGCGGTGAGTGGGACGTGCTCACGCGCCTCTCCTGTCCGCGCGCGTCCTCTATCATCAAGACCTTTCAGAACGACAACGGCAGCTTCAACGGCGTGACGATCGCCACCGCGCTCTTCGGCGCAACCTTGCACGCGACCGGTCGCTCCGAGGATCGGGACGGGGCTGCGCGCGCCGCGTCGTTCCTGCTGAGCCGCCGCATCCGCGACGCGAGCGGCATGCACTTCGATATCTTCCCGAGCGACGTCTGGACCACCGCCTATCACGCGCGCGTGCTGACCGAGGCTGGTGTGCCACGCGATGCGCCGGAGCTCCAGCGCGCGGTCGAGTACCTCTTGGCGACGCAGGCGCGCGTGCCGCAACCACGGTGGAACAACCGCAAGTCCGGCGCGGTGCTCACCGGTGGCTGGGCGTTCGAAGACGGCAACCCGCTCATGCCGGATCCGGACGACACCGCGGTGGTGCTCTCCGCGCTCGGTCGCATCGTCGAGGGTCTTCCGCCGGCGCTCGCCGCAAGGGTGCGCACCGCCATCGCCGACGGCCGGCGGTGGATGCTGGACATGCAGAACCCGGACGGCGGCTGGGGCGGCTTCGCGTGGGGGCTTCCGAGCAAGGCGCCGGGCCCGGCGATGCGGCAGCCGTTCACGCTTCCGCCGATAACGAAGCCGTGCGAGCTCATCGACGTCTTCTTGTATCCGCCGGTGGTGCTCGGCGATCCTTCGACCGAAGATCTCAGCGCGCGCGCGATCGATGCGCTGCTGTCGACGGGCGACACGCCGAGCGCGCCGGCCGTGCAGAAGGCAATCGGCTTTCTGCGCGAACAGCAGTGCGACTTCGGGCCGTGGTGGGGGCGCTGGGTGGTGAACTTCCTCGCTGGCTCGTCGTACGTGATCTCCGCGCTGACGAAGGCAGGCGACCCGCCGGGCGTTGGGTTCTTGAAGCGCGCGATCGATTGGACGCTCGCGCACCAGAACGAGGACGGCGGCTTTGGTGAGAGCGTGCTCAGCTACGCCGAGCCGAAGCGCGCTGGCATTGGCCCGAGCACCGCGCCGCTGACCGGGCTCGTGCTGCTCGGCTTGCTCGACGCGGGCTTGCGCGACTCCGCGGCGGTGCAGAAGGCGATCGCCTACTTGCTCGCGCGGCAACGGCCCGACGGCACCTGGCCGAATGGCACCTACCTGGCCACCGCGCTCCCGCCCAACGCGTTCTATACCTATGCGCCTGCGGCGAACTACCTGCCGCTCCAGGCGCTCGCTCACTACGCGCGCCTGGGCGACGCGCCGGCGCCCTCGGTGAGGCCGTCGCGCTGGACCGACGCCGTGCTCGATCCGATGCGGCAGGAGACCGATCCGCTCGCCGACGAGTTGGTCGCGGAGATCTACTCCGCCGAAGCCGAATGCTCGGTCACGAAGCTCCTCGCGCAGCTCTTCCGCAACGACGCGCCGATCCCCGAGGGCATGCCGCCGAAGCTCCGTGATTACTTCGAGAGCACCGCAGCGCTGCCGCCGTGGGCGGACGCGAAGAAGATTGCCAGGGCACAGCAGCTCTTCGCCACCTATCCCGTGCAGATCACGATGGGCCTCTTCTGCTCCGCGCTCCCGCAGGCCTATGCGGCGGCGGACGGCGCAGCGGTGCTGGTGCAGACGCAGGCGATGCAGCGCAACACCCGGCAGCGGATCTTCGAGACGGCGCAGTTCGTCTTCGACGTGGTCGACGAAGGCGCGTTTTCGCCGGGCGGCAAAGGCATCCGCGCGGCGCAGCGAGTGCGGCTCATGCATGCGGCGATCCGGCATTTGATACTCAGCCGCAAAGACGTGCCGTGGAATTCGGCGGTGCGCGGCAAGCCGATCAACCAAGAAGACATGGCCGGCACGCTGATGACGTTCTCGGCGCTGACCTTCGACGCGCTTCGCCGCTACGGGATCGACGCGAGCGACGCGGATGGGGAAGCGTGGATCCACGCCTGGACGGTGGTTGGCCACTTCATGGGCATTGAACCGTCACTGATGCCCACGTCGCTCGCGGATGCCGAGGCGCTCATGGATGCGATCCGCGACCGGCAGTGGGCGCCATCACCCGAGGGCCGCGCGCTCACCGAAGCGTTGCTCGAGATGATGAACCAGTTCTTCACCTTCGATCTCACCGCGCTCAGAGGCATCATGCCCACGCAGATCCGCTTCCTCGTCGGCGATCACTGCGCGGACTTGCTCAACGTGCCGCAGAGCAACCTGACCGGCCTGCTCGATCTGTCGACGGATCTGCTGCGCGAGCTGGACGTGCCGAACCACGACGCGGCGGTGGCGAAGATCCTCGGCAGATTCGCGGATGACGCCATGAAGCTCATCGTGCTCGCCGAGCGGGAGGGGAAGCAGGCTTCGTTCCGGCTGCCGTCGTCGCTGGAAAAGTCGGTGGTACCGGGGACCTGA
- a CDS encoding LysR family transcriptional regulator, with the protein MAFTPLNALNAFLAVARRRSFTAAASELGVSASALSQSVRQLEERLGIPLLTRTSRSVALTDAGRRLLENAGPAVDQALDALKTASAMPGEVTGSVRLSVPSVAVPLIIRPLLPRLLERHPKVEVEVNVDNRLVDIVAEGLDAGIRFSESIERDMVQVRLYGACRFVVVGSPAYLARRGIPETPKDLLAHDCIGIRSTTTGAQYQWELDRGKQSWRIPVRGPIASNDGTLIREMAEAGLGLAYLFEPQLENELRRGSLRVVLEPYAGLVPGLFLYFPSRAQVSPAMRAFVNLAREVAAERQPEAPAPVTSRPPKKR; encoded by the coding sequence ATGGCCTTTACCCCCCTGAATGCCCTGAACGCGTTCCTCGCGGTCGCCCGCCGGCGCAGCTTCACGGCGGCCGCCAGCGAGCTCGGCGTCTCGGCGTCGGCGCTCAGCCAGTCGGTCCGGCAGCTCGAGGAGCGCCTGGGCATCCCGCTGCTCACCCGGACGTCTCGAAGTGTAGCGCTGACGGATGCGGGGCGGAGGCTGCTGGAGAACGCCGGGCCGGCCGTGGACCAGGCGCTCGACGCGCTGAAGACGGCCTCGGCCATGCCGGGGGAGGTGACGGGCAGTGTCCGGCTGTCGGTGCCGTCCGTCGCCGTGCCGCTCATCATCAGGCCTCTCCTCCCACGGCTGCTCGAGCGCCATCCGAAGGTGGAGGTGGAGGTCAATGTCGACAACCGGCTCGTGGACATCGTGGCCGAGGGGCTCGACGCGGGCATCCGCTTCTCGGAGTCCATCGAGCGCGACATGGTGCAGGTCCGCCTGTACGGGGCCTGCCGGTTCGTCGTGGTGGGCTCACCCGCGTACCTGGCCCGGCGGGGCATTCCGGAGACGCCAAAGGACCTGCTGGCGCACGACTGCATCGGCATCCGCTCGACGACGACCGGAGCGCAATATCAGTGGGAGCTGGATCGCGGGAAGCAGAGCTGGCGCATCCCGGTGCGTGGGCCGATAGCCTCCAATGACGGGACGTTGATCCGGGAGATGGCCGAGGCAGGGCTGGGACTCGCGTACCTCTTCGAGCCGCAGCTGGAGAACGAGCTACGGCGAGGCTCCCTGCGTGTGGTTCTCGAGCCCTACGCGGGCCTGGTGCCGGGCCTCTTCCTCTACTTCCCCAGCCGAGCGCAGGTGTCGCCGGCCATGCGCGCCTTCGTGAACCTGGCGCGCGAGGTCGCCGCGGAGCGGCAGCCGGAGGCACCTGCGCCCGTGACATCTCGTCCGCCGAAGAAGCGGTGA
- a CDS encoding SIR2 family NAD-dependent protein deacylase translates to MTTTATFEELLTVAKGPEGTKTLIVTGAGVSLASGIPTFRGPDPGAVWANDVTEKGTRAYYKRVPHESWLWYLKRFELARGVKPNDAHRALVAWEQWQARHQRDFLLVTQNVDTLHEQAGSRGLVKVHGSLDEARCTRLRCKHGPPWGTIPIAQLDFGPLHADPSPETVPRCPECKSKLRPHVLWFDELYSEHESYQFDHVLLSAKRATLVVFIGTSFSVGVTEAVSQRGLKNGAQVFSIDPSGISPSPRIRVVAAQAELVLPRLVAALPD, encoded by the coding sequence ATGACGACAACAGCGACCTTCGAGGAGCTCCTCACGGTGGCGAAGGGGCCGGAGGGCACGAAGACCCTCATCGTCACCGGCGCGGGGGTGAGCCTGGCCAGCGGCATCCCGACCTTCCGCGGCCCGGACCCGGGCGCGGTCTGGGCGAACGACGTCACGGAGAAGGGTACCCGCGCCTACTACAAGCGGGTGCCCCACGAGTCCTGGCTCTGGTACCTCAAGCGCTTCGAGCTGGCGCGCGGCGTGAAGCCGAACGACGCGCACCGGGCCCTCGTCGCGTGGGAGCAGTGGCAGGCGCGCCACCAGCGCGACTTCCTGCTCGTCACCCAGAACGTGGACACGCTGCATGAACAGGCAGGGAGCCGTGGCCTGGTGAAGGTCCATGGCAGCCTGGACGAGGCCCGGTGCACGCGCCTCCGGTGCAAGCACGGCCCGCCATGGGGCACGATTCCAATCGCGCAGCTGGACTTCGGCCCGCTCCACGCGGACCCGAGCCCCGAGACGGTGCCCCGCTGCCCCGAGTGCAAGAGCAAGCTCCGCCCGCACGTCTTGTGGTTCGACGAGCTGTACTCGGAGCACGAGTCCTACCAGTTCGACCACGTGCTCCTGAGCGCGAAGCGGGCCACCCTGGTGGTGTTCATCGGGACGTCGTTCTCCGTCGGTGTCACGGAGGCGGTGTCGCAGCGGGGGCTGAAGAATGGCGCCCAGGTCTTCAGCATCGACCCTTCGGGCATCAGCCCCTCGCCGCGCATCCGCGTCGTGGCGGCCCAGGCGGAGCTGGTGCTGCCACGCCTCGTGGCAGCACTCCCCGACTGA
- a CDS encoding VOC family protein — protein sequence MQTARPFRILGVQQIAIGGTDKGPLRKLWVDLLGLTPHGTYRSERENVDEDIVVAGAGPFKVEVDLMQPINPEGKPRVHETPLNHVGMWVDDLPAAVKWLEGQGLRFAPGGIRKGAAGFDICFVHPKGNEQFPYSGEGVLIELVQAPPEVIAAFDQLSAGAH from the coding sequence ATGCAGACCGCCAGGCCATTTCGCATCCTCGGAGTCCAGCAGATCGCCATCGGAGGGACGGACAAGGGTCCCCTGCGCAAGCTCTGGGTGGACCTGCTGGGGCTGACGCCCCACGGCACCTACCGCAGCGAGCGGGAGAACGTGGACGAGGACATCGTCGTCGCGGGCGCGGGTCCCTTCAAGGTGGAGGTGGACCTGATGCAGCCCATCAATCCCGAGGGAAAGCCCCGGGTCCACGAGACGCCGCTCAACCACGTGGGCATGTGGGTGGACGACCTGCCGGCGGCGGTGAAGTGGCTGGAGGGGCAGGGGCTGCGCTTCGCGCCGGGCGGCATCCGCAAGGGCGCGGCCGGCTTCGACATCTGCTTCGTCCACCCGAAGGGCAACGAGCAGTTCCCCTACAGCGGCGAGGGCGTGCTCATCGAGTTGGTGCAGGCGCCGCCGGAGGTCATCGCCGCCTTCGACCAACTGTCGGCTGGTGCTCACTGA
- a CDS encoding NAD(P)-dependent alcohol dehydrogenase — MLKTQAYAAPAAGKPLAPFTFEHREPGPHDVLIDILYCGVCHSDIHQARDEWGGSIFPMVPGHEIIGRVKQVGQHVTKLKVGDMAGVGCMVDSCRDCQPCRQDLEMFCEKGMALTYNGTQMDRKTPTYGGYSTQVVVSERFTLKVPEGLDPAAAAPLLCAGITTYSPLRQWNCKKGDRVGVVGLGGLGHMAVKLAASMGAEVTVLSTSRSKEADARRLGARGFEVTKEEGTFKKLAGKFDLIIDTISAPHDYNQYLSMLRPLGAMVLVGVPPQPTPVAAFALINGNKRLAGSSIGGIAETQEMLDYCAKHQIVSDVEVIPIQKINEAYERMLKSDVRYRFVIDMASLKDAAAR; from the coding sequence ATGCTCAAGACCCAGGCCTATGCCGCCCCCGCCGCCGGAAAGCCGCTGGCGCCCTTCACCTTCGAGCACCGCGAGCCCGGCCCGCACGACGTGCTCATCGACATCCTCTACTGCGGCGTCTGCCACTCCGACATCCACCAGGCCCGCGATGAGTGGGGCGGCTCCATCTTCCCCATGGTCCCCGGCCACGAGATCATCGGCCGCGTCAAGCAGGTCGGCCAGCACGTCACCAAGCTCAAGGTCGGCGACATGGCCGGCGTCGGCTGCATGGTGGACTCGTGCCGCGACTGCCAGCCGTGCCGTCAGGACCTGGAGATGTTCTGCGAGAAGGGCATGGCCCTCACCTACAACGGCACCCAGATGGACCGGAAGACGCCCACCTACGGCGGCTACTCGACGCAGGTCGTCGTCTCCGAGCGCTTCACGCTGAAGGTCCCCGAGGGCCTCGACCCCGCCGCCGCCGCGCCGCTGCTGTGCGCCGGCATCACCACGTACTCCCCGCTGCGCCAGTGGAACTGCAAGAAGGGTGACCGCGTGGGCGTCGTCGGCCTGGGCGGCCTGGGCCACATGGCGGTGAAGCTCGCCGCGTCCATGGGCGCCGAGGTGACGGTGCTCAGCACGTCTCGCTCGAAGGAGGCGGACGCCCGCCGCCTGGGCGCGCGGGGCTTCGAGGTCACCAAGGAGGAAGGCACCTTCAAGAAGCTCGCCGGCAAGTTCGACCTCATCATCGACACCATCTCCGCGCCGCACGACTACAACCAGTACCTGTCCATGCTGCGCCCCCTCGGCGCCATGGTCCTCGTCGGCGTCCCGCCCCAGCCGACCCCCGTCGCCGCGTTCGCCCTCATCAACGGCAACAAGCGGCTGGCCGGCTCCAGCATCGGCGGCATCGCCGAGACGCAGGAGATGCTCGACTACTGCGCGAAGCACCAGATCGTCTCCGACGTCGAGGTCATCCCCATCCAGAAGATCAACGAGGCCTACGAGCGGATGCTCAAGAGCGACGTGCGCTACCGCTTCGTCATCGACATGGCCTCGCTCAAGGACGCCGCCGCGCGCTGA
- a CDS encoding vWA domain-containing protein, translating to MTPTSLKRRLSLWGSALLVTCTLPACMSNRAPEESAQMEVAQKPTTLQAREAPAPQGDVAAQAPEPEVDESEGLEYAPVEKAPAISARPLGSASVAAEMPMAGAPPPAPGKGEMRAMRRVPPKLAMAQPDPKDRMDDADRASAERGNSFEAWKPNTFVDTVKDPLSTFAADVDTASYAVARRYLVQGNLPPASAVRVEEFVNYFKYRYTPPESGAFTVHLEGAPSPFDDKRHFVRVGVQGKVLSRSQRKTAHLVFLVDTSGSMNSQDRLPLAKEAIKLAVKNLNENDTVAIVTYAGSTRDVLAPTPATDVKKIHAAVDSLSSGGGTAMGSGMEMAYKHAVKKASGSVVSRVIVLTDGDTNIGPNLGAESILGSISKYVAEGVTLSTIGFGMGNYRDDLMEKLANKGNGNCFYVDSYKEAKKVFETQLTGTLEVIAKDVKLQVEFNPVAVRRYRLLGYENRDVADNDFRNDKVDAGEIGAGHNVTAVYEVELTGDTKESLATVRVRAKAPNGTEAAEQAFPFERGMLRKSVDAASPGFRFAVAVAASADILRGNPAAESWSLATAQKLAEGSVEGDADRGEFVRLVTQARALMGASARGH from the coding sequence ATGACACCGACCTCCCTGAAGCGCCGCCTGTCCCTGTGGGGAAGTGCCCTTCTCGTCACCTGCACGCTGCCCGCCTGCATGAGCAACCGGGCCCCCGAAGAGAGCGCCCAGATGGAAGTCGCCCAGAAGCCCACCACCCTCCAGGCCCGGGAAGCGCCAGCACCGCAGGGGGACGTGGCGGCCCAGGCGCCCGAGCCCGAGGTGGATGAATCCGAAGGCCTCGAGTACGCCCCAGTCGAGAAGGCCCCGGCCATCTCCGCCAGGCCCCTGGGAAGCGCGAGCGTCGCGGCGGAGATGCCCATGGCGGGGGCCCCGCCCCCTGCCCCCGGCAAGGGTGAGATGCGGGCGATGCGCCGCGTCCCCCCCAAGCTGGCCATGGCCCAGCCCGATCCGAAGGACCGCATGGACGACGCGGACCGCGCCTCCGCCGAGCGTGGCAACTCCTTCGAGGCGTGGAAGCCCAACACCTTCGTCGACACCGTGAAGGACCCGCTGTCCACCTTCGCCGCGGACGTGGACACCGCGTCCTACGCAGTGGCCCGGCGCTACCTCGTCCAGGGCAACCTGCCGCCCGCCTCCGCCGTGCGCGTGGAGGAGTTCGTCAACTACTTCAAGTACCGCTACACCCCGCCGGAGTCCGGCGCCTTCACCGTCCACCTGGAGGGTGCGCCCTCGCCCTTCGACGACAAGCGCCACTTCGTGCGCGTGGGCGTGCAGGGCAAGGTCCTCTCGCGCTCGCAGCGCAAGACCGCGCACCTGGTCTTCCTGGTGGACACCAGCGGCTCGATGAACTCGCAGGACCGGCTGCCGCTGGCCAAGGAGGCCATCAAGCTCGCCGTCAAGAACCTCAACGAGAACGACACGGTGGCCATCGTCACCTACGCGGGCTCCACGCGTGACGTGCTGGCGCCCACGCCCGCCACGGACGTGAAGAAGATCCACGCCGCGGTCGACTCGCTCAGCTCGGGCGGTGGCACGGCCATGGGCTCCGGCATGGAGATGGCCTACAAGCACGCGGTGAAGAAGGCCTCCGGCAGCGTGGTCTCCCGCGTCATCGTCCTCACGGACGGCGACACCAACATCGGCCCCAACCTGGGCGCGGAGTCCATCCTGGGGAGCATCAGCAAGTACGTCGCCGAGGGCGTCACCCTCTCCACCATCGGCTTCGGCATGGGCAACTACCGTGACGACCTGATGGAGAAGCTGGCCAACAAGGGCAACGGCAACTGCTTCTACGTGGACAGCTACAAGGAGGCCAAGAAGGTCTTCGAGACGCAGCTGACCGGCACGCTGGAGGTCATCGCCAAGGACGTGAAGCTCCAGGTGGAGTTCAACCCGGTGGCCGTCCGCCGCTACCGCCTGCTCGGGTACGAGAACCGCGACGTGGCCGACAACGACTTCCGCAACGACAAGGTGGACGCCGGTGAGATTGGCGCGGGCCACAACGTCACCGCCGTCTACGAGGTGGAGCTGACGGGCGACACGAAGGAGTCGCTGGCCACCGTGCGCGTGCGCGCCAAGGCGCCCAACGGCACCGAGGCCGCCGAGCAGGCCTTCCCCTTCGAGCGCGGCATGCTGCGCAAGTCGGTGGACGCCGCCTCGCCGGGCTTCCGCTTCGCCGTGGCCGTCGCGGCCTCCGCCGACATCCTCCGCGGCAACCCGGCCGCCGAGAGCTGGAGCCTGGCCACCGCCCAGAAGCTGGCCGAGGGCTCCGTCGAGGGTGACGCGGACCGCGGCGAGTTCGTCCGCCTGGTGACCCAGGCCCGCGCCCTCATGGGCGCCTCTGCCCGGGGCCACTGA
- a CDS encoding heparan-alpha-glucosaminide N-acetyltransferase domain-containing protein, with amino-acid sequence MTSPSAPAPAPVSQDRVRAIDWLRGIAVLFMIQTHALALLTPELRKSLWVGRLLKVDGLVAPAFIFSAGFATALLMVRSAAGGVLRERVGRNFRRILEVLAVATLVNWAWFPLLKEPVWILRMDILQCVGVCLLIVLPVAAVLAPRPKLLGAVTFLLALAVFAVAPLGELVKGPLATLTNKSSFAPFPLLPWLGFAWLGAFSGTLAGAWGRAGLIRGLGVMVALGLAGAVAGDFLYSLYPPHRFFVANPSNSAARFGWVCAVLLGLLWLEGRVAVGAKPSRLRRFIEVFGTSSLSAYFFHEMLLFYRIGGVFSFQRFWGDKSGWLGFWLLLAALIGLTFLLCIATDRVERVVRPGLRALVARVRRGRRDSSEPTLRA; translated from the coding sequence GTGACTTCCCCCTCTGCCCCTGCCCCTGCCCCGGTATCCCAGGACCGCGTGCGCGCCATCGACTGGCTGCGCGGCATCGCGGTGCTGTTCATGATCCAGACCCACGCGCTCGCCCTGCTCACGCCGGAGCTGCGCAAGAGCCTCTGGGTGGGCCGGCTGCTCAAGGTCGACGGGCTGGTGGCCCCCGCGTTCATCTTCTCCGCGGGCTTCGCCACCGCCCTGCTGATGGTGCGCAGCGCGGCGGGCGGCGTGCTGCGCGAGCGCGTGGGCCGCAACTTCCGCCGCATCCTGGAAGTCCTCGCCGTGGCCACGCTCGTCAACTGGGCGTGGTTCCCCCTGCTGAAGGAGCCGGTGTGGATCCTCCGCATGGACATCCTCCAGTGCGTGGGCGTGTGTCTGCTCATCGTCCTGCCGGTGGCGGCGGTCCTGGCCCCTCGCCCGAAGCTGCTGGGCGCGGTGACCTTCTTGCTGGCCCTCGCGGTCTTCGCGGTGGCCCCGCTGGGCGAGCTGGTGAAGGGCCCCCTGGCCACGCTGACGAACAAGTCGTCCTTCGCGCCCTTCCCCCTGCTGCCGTGGCTGGGCTTCGCGTGGCTGGGCGCCTTCTCCGGGACGCTGGCGGGCGCGTGGGGCCGGGCGGGGCTCATCCGGGGCCTGGGGGTGATGGTGGCCCTGGGCCTCGCGGGCGCGGTGGCGGGAGACTTCCTCTACTCGCTGTACCCGCCCCACCGCTTCTTCGTCGCCAACCCGTCCAACTCGGCGGCGCGCTTCGGGTGGGTGTGCGCCGTGCTGCTCGGGCTGCTGTGGCTGGAGGGCCGGGTTGCCGTGGGTGCGAAGCCGTCACGCCTGCGGCGCTTCATCGAGGTGTTCGGCACGTCGTCGCTGTCCGCGTACTTCTTCCACGAGATGCTGCTGTTCTACCGGATTGGCGGCGTCTTCTCCTTCCAGCGCTTCTGGGGAGACAAGAGCGGGTGGCTGGGGTTCTGGCTGCTGCTCGCCGCGCTCATCGGCCTCACCTTCCTCCTCTGCATCGCCACCGACCGCGTGGAGCGCGTGGTGAGGCCCGGGCTCCGGGCCCTGGTCGCGCGCGTGAGGCGGGGACGCAGGGACTCCAGCGAGCCCACCCTCCGCGCCTGA